In the Streptomyces sp. SJL17-4 genome, ACGCTGCTGAAGCTGGGGTGGCCCGCCGAGGACCTTGCCGGGTACGTCGACGGCGAGGCCCATCGGATCGACCTCGCCGAGGACGGCTGGTCCCTGCGGCCCTACCAGAAGCAGGCCGTCGAGGGCTTCTGGCACGGTGGGTCCGGCGTCGTCGTACTGCCCTGTGGCGCGGGGAAGACGCTGGTCGGGGCGGGTGCCATGGCGCAGGCCAAGGCGACCACGCTCATTCTCGTCACCAACACCGTCTCCGCCCGCCAGTGGAAGCACGAGCTGGTCAAGCGGACCTCGCTCACCGAGGACGAGATCGGCGAGTACAGCGGTACGAAGAAGGAGATCCGGCCGGTCACCATCGCCACGTACCAGGTGCTCACCACCAAGCGGAAGGGGATCTACCCCCACCTGGAGCTGTTCGACTCCCGGGACTGGGGCCTGATCGTCTACGACGAGGTGCATCTGCTTCCCGCGCCCGTCTTCAAGTTCACCGCCGATCTGCAGGCCCGGCGCCGGCTCGGGCTCACCGCCACCCTCGTCCGCGAGGACGGGCGGGAGTCCGACGTGTTCTCGCTCATCGGGCCCAAGCGGTTCGACGCGCCCTGGAAGGAGATCGAGGCGCAGGGCTACATCGCGCCCGCCGACTGCGTCGAGGTCCGGGTGAACCTGACCGACTCCGAGCGGCTCGCCTACGCCACCGCCGAGGCCGAGGAGAAGTACCGCTTCTGCGCCACGACCGCGACGAAGCGGAAGGTGACCGAGGCCCTCGTGAAGAAGTTCGAGGGGCAGCAGATCCTCGTCATCGGGCAGTACATCGACCAGCTCGACGAGCTGGGCGAGCACCTGGACGCGCCCGTCATCAAGGGCGAGACGCCGAATTCCCAGCGGGAGAAGCTCTTCGACGCGTTCCGGACCGGCGAGATCAGCGTGCTCGTCGTGTCGAAGGTCGCGAACTTCTCCATCGACCTGCCCGAGGCGACCGTCGCCATCCAGGTGT is a window encoding:
- a CDS encoding DNA repair helicase XPB; protein product: MNGPLIVQSDKTLLLEVDHELADACRRAIAPFAELERAPEHIHTYRLTPLGLWNARAAGHDAEQVVDALVEYSRYPVPHALLVDIAETMARYGRLTLSKHPTHGLVLTSTDRPVLEEILRSRKVQPLVGERIDADTVVVHPSERGQIKQTLLKLGWPAEDLAGYVDGEAHRIDLAEDGWSLRPYQKQAVEGFWHGGSGVVVLPCGAGKTLVGAGAMAQAKATTLILVTNTVSARQWKHELVKRTSLTEDEIGEYSGTKKEIRPVTIATYQVLTTKRKGIYPHLELFDSRDWGLIVYDEVHLLPAPVFKFTADLQARRRLGLTATLVREDGRESDVFSLIGPKRFDAPWKEIEAQGYIAPADCVEVRVNLTDSERLAYATAEAEEKYRFCATTATKRKVTEALVKKFEGQQILVIGQYIDQLDELGEHLDAPVIKGETPNSQREKLFDAFRTGEISVLVVSKVANFSIDLPEATVAIQVSGTFGSRQEEAQRLGRVLRPKADGHQAHFYSVVARDTIDQDFAAHRQRFLAEQGYAYRIVDADELLAP